DNA from Leptospira harrisiae:
TATTCAAATCAAACAGAGATCCCAAAACAACATAAAGAATACTACGATAAGTTACTCATTTTTCGAAGTAAACAAAATGATGAATATATTTCAAAAGAACAAATGCCTTTGTCTACACCTCCTGAGGCCTCACACCCATTGAGTCGCGTTGCTACTTCCTTTGGCGTTTCTTCTTTGGGAAATTTCGCTGAATTTAAATATAGAATTGCCTATCACGATCTTTTGAATGTGAGTAAAGGTCATGCACCCAATTCGGAATTGGCTTTTTTTGATACAACGATACGGGCCTATGAAAATCATAAACCAGAGCTTACGTCTGTAAGTGCCATTAAAGTCGCTTCTTTGAATCCCTATAATGCAATTTCAAAAAATTTTTCTTATTTTTTGGATACCGGTATTCAAACGGCCGTTTATCAAAATAACAACGAAACTCTTAGGAAACAAGTTGGAAATTTTGATTTTCGTATGGGTTATTCTTTTTCGAATGAATTTGGAAAAACACCGATGAGTCTTGGAGTCTTAAGTGTTCTTGGTGGATTTAAGACACAAAATGGCAGAATGTTTGAAAATGGAATCCGTTATGGAGGAAACTTAAGTTTACTCTATCAGAATGAATGGGGTGCTTGGAAAATTTATACAGGAGCCACAGCACAAAATTACCAACTGAGCCACAATTTAAATTCTTATTATGTTACTTTCAAAATTCGATATGCATTTTCAAATACACATGAATTACGAGTCGAGGTAAATGGGGAAAGGTTTTATGAAGAAGCACTTATTTCATATCATTATTTGTTTTAGCTTTTTTTTGGTAAACTGTTCCTCGTTGTATTATCATCCAACTAAGGAAACTTATTTTACTCCGAAACAAATGGGTTTTTCATACACACCCACTTTTTTGACAACAAAAGATGGAGTGAAGTTAAATGTTTGGCGAATTTATTCCAAACAACAGGAAACTCCTAAAGCGGTTATTTTACAATTTCATGGGAATGGGCAAAATATGAGTGCCCATTTTTTGTCGCTTGTTTGGCTTGTGAACCATGGATATGAACTGATTGTATTTGATTATAGAGGTTATGGTGAATCCGAAGGCGATCCTGATCCTGAAGATATAATTGAAGACAGCAAACTAGTATTAGACTATGCTTTAAAAGAAACAAGGGAAAGAGGTTCCAAGTTAATTGTCTATGGTCAAAGTTTGGGTGGTGCTATTGCTATGCGTTCGGTTGCCGATTGGAAAGACAAAAACGAAATCGTTTTGCTTTGTGTTGATGGATCCTTTCCATCCTATAGAGAAGTTGCAAAACAAACAATGAATCATGTGGTCTTTCCTCCGATGGGGAATCTATTCTCTTGGGTTTTTCATGATCACACAAGTCCACGCGACGTAATTGCAAACCTTTCTCCCATTCCACTTTTAATCATTCATGGAACCGAAGACACGGTTGTGTTTTTTGAAAATGGAAAACAGATTTTTTGTTTAGCCAAAGAACCTAAAGTTTTTTGGGAAATCCGTGGTGGAGGGCATGTGGATTGGATGAATCTTGGTCGATCAAAGTTTGCAAAAGATTTTTTGGTTTTACTCAATCGACATTTGTACTGATTCAAACTGGGATTCTAAGAAAGTAGGGGTTGAAAGTATTTCTGATAGAGCAGATTCTTTATCAAATTCTTTGAAGGTTAACTCACTTCTGCTTAATTTTGTTTCACTGAATATTTTAAGTTCGAAGTATTTTTCTTCTCCTCTTTTGATTTGAAAAACTTTTGTAACATCATTTTTTCCAATCACATCCAAACGATAAGTTCCCTCAGATAACCGAAGATAACCTAATGAGGCATTCTCAAGTTCAATTTTAAATAGAGGGGTTGGTTCGATTTGGGAAGAAAATTTTTCCGGATAACGTGATAATATACATTCATAGTTCCAAAAAGCAAGAGATGTATGATCTGGACGTACTAAATATAAAAGTCCTGTTTCATTTTCTTTGGATACCAATTTAATAAAACTTTTTTTCGAAGTACACTGTGTCGCCATTTCGATGGAGAACGTTAAAACAAATAAGACAGGTAAGTTGTAAAAAAAAGTTTTACATTTCAAATTCATATTAGTTGTTCTGAGTTTGCGAGAATCCGTTTCTGGTTTCTGTAGTGGGCAATGTAGGTGACAAGAACAAGTGTTCCCACCGGAACCGCAAAATAAATATGAACTTGGATGAGTCCTGCAATCATTCCTAAAATTCCACCTAAGAATTGTATGACGACAAGGTTTCCACCTGTGTTATCCAGAATCATTTTTTCCAAATCATCTGTGTCAAGTGCCATCACTCGTTCTTCAACGAGGGCAGTCACGTTGATATTGTGGACAAATTTTTCTATATTGGTTTTAAGATACACTTTTCCTTCTTCGCTGTACATAAACTCGAGAAGGCGTTTTTTGACCCAATCCACGGCACGAAAGAAATTCTTTTCAATTTCTTCCCAGTTATTCGGATCATCTAAATAGGATTGTAACCTTTCAATTCCGGATGGTAGAAGGTTTTGTCTGGCGTAATCACCACTAGCTTCCAACCAATTAGAAATTTTTCCAGTAATGAATTCTTGAGTTTCTTTTGAATTCAATCGTTCTTGGAGGCCACCCATCATTTCATCCATCATATTCATAAACTGATCTGATGTTTCAGGATCTTTCACAAAACGTTCCAAAAGTTCGCGAATGGCTTCTTCGTTAAAAGAAAAAATCTTTTTTACACCAATTCCAATTTTACCAAGTGTACTTCTTGTTTTTAAATACTCTTCTAAACCTTCATTGAGTAAATTCGCGAGTTTTGGCATCTCTTCTAGGAGCACCACTCGGAGTTGTTTTCCTAGTTCTTCCCGGTTGGTTTCTTCCGTTAGATAGTATGTTAGGCGCTCTTTTGTATAATCCCAAAGTTTTTGCACTTCCTCGGGACGTTCCGCCATCTTTTTCATGGTTTCTTCTGAGAAGTCGAAGATAACTTCTAAAATTTCGGGTCCTCTTTCTTTTAACATAGAAATGATCTTTGTCACAAGCATCGTTCTGATTTCTACGTTATGGATGGCTTCATCAATTTCTTTGACTATTTTTTGGATTCCCGTTTCTACTAAGTTACGTTCGTAGATATAAGTTAAAATAATATCGGGATGAAGTAGATTACTTTGGATACTTTCACCAAGTGATTTCGCAATTTTTGATTTGTTTTTGGGAACAAGACCTGACCAACCAAGCACCTTACCATGTTTAGGTTGGAATAACATTTTGATAGCGAGAAAATTGGTGAAGTATCCCACCATTCCTGCCATAAGAATCACAAAGACAGCATTGACCCAAACATTTCCTTCGTAGTAAAGTTGAAATCCCCCACCTATGATGGAAAAAATAACAAGGAGCCTGCGATACCAGGAATCTAATTTTGCAACATCCATCCTATTCCTCTTCTAACTTTAGATATTTCCCACTCAACCTGCGTAGGAATCCTCTTGGGATCAATTCAGATACAGTAATTGCTCCCTGATTGAAGGAGCCCGTGATACACACTGCTTGGTTATAACGAAGTGCATTTAATGATTCTTCCACAACTACATCGGCATTTTGCCACATAAAAGATGGGTATTTGGATTTGCTAATACCCGCTCTTTGGTGGAAGTCGGAATGTGTGAGTCCAGGGCAAAGAGCTTGGACATAAATTCCATGAAGTTTTGCTTCTTCATGAATGGACTCTGTAAACGATTTTACAAAAGCTTTGGTGGCTGCATATATCGCACTACCTGGTGCGGGCAAATAACCAGCGATAGATGCCACATTAATCAAATATCCCTTTTTATTTTTTTTGAAACGGTTGAGAGCAACATGACTTAAGTGAACTAACGTTTTTACATTTAGATTGACTTCATCTAATTCTTTGTCGAGTGGCAATGCGGCAAATTCACCGACAGTTCCAAATCCTGCATTGTTGACTACGAGTTCTGCATCTTTATCTTTTGAAATGATATCTGCGAGTTCCTCTACATCTTTTTTTTTGGTAAGATCCAAAGCGAAGTATTTTAAAATCCCTCTGGATTTCGGTTCTAATTCTAAAATTACTTTTTTTAAATCGGATTCCGTACGGGAAATTAAAAAGACATTATAGTCTTTCGCAAGAGCACGAACAAATTCTTTTCCAATTCCTTGGGATGCGCCAGTGACATATGCATTTTTCATTCAGTTGGATTCCTCTTCATCAGGACAGCTGTGGATCCGTCCGGATAGTATTTTTTACGTCTCTCTAATTCAATAAAACCGACGGACTCATAAAGTGTTATGGCAGCTGCATTCGATTCTTTCACTTCCAAAAAGAATTCTTTTTTCGGAAATTCTAGAAATAGTGCAAACAATAGTTCTTTAGCCAAACCTAACTTACGATAGTTGGGAAGAGTTGCGATCCGAAAGATTTCAATCTCCCAAGGAGTTTCACAAACAAGAGCATAACTCTTTGTTTCCTGATCTCCCAAACCAAAAGCCACATGGAATTCAAGGTGAGTTTGGATCATTTTTTCTGTCCATTCCTCACCAGGAAAACATAGAGATTCCCATTGGAGGAGTGGGGAAATATCGGATTCACCCAGCCTTCGAAAACTATGAGACATAATCACATTTTTTTCTTTTCATCCAAAAGAAAGAAACTAAAATCGAACTGATGGGCACAAAAAACAGCAGGTTTTCTTTGGTTTCCTTACCACTGGCGATTCTTTTTCTCCTGCTTGGATTTAGTTTGTCTGGTTGTGACTATCTGAAGTCACTCACGGAATCCAAATACCGCAAACGAATTGGTGGGGAACTTCCCTCCGAAAAAGACATAGTGAATTGGAAAGAAAAGTTGGCTTTGGAAGAAGCGGAAATCGAAGAAATGGACAAACGGATTCGAAAAATGGTCCAAAAGTCCAACCAATCGGCAGCCCTTTCTTGGAAAATTGCCAGGGCTTATATGCGAGCAGGTTCGGCGGACTTAGGTGCCCGTTATTATGAAGAGGCCATTGGTGAAACTCTTCCCAATTCCAAACAAGGTGGATTTGAAATCCATTCTTATGAATCGGCCTTGCCATTTTTTGAGAAAGCCATCCAGTCTGGAAAGCTAGATAAACAGTTGTTATATGAAACAGCTGTGGCTTATGCGAATGCTTCCAAAGATATGGGTTGGGAACCTGTGAGACGAAATCGTGCCATCGGACTTTTTAAACAACTTTCCAAACTAGACAAAGAAGATTCTCGGTTTCCTTTTCAATTGGCTCTTATATATTTTGATTCTTCTTTGAAGGATGAGGCTTGGAATGGAAACCTTTCGAATGGGTATGATGAAGTAGAATCGGCCTTTTCCCTTCTCGATCAAATTTTACGCAAAGAGCCATACAATGTTCCCACTCGGTTTGCAAAGGCCAATTTTTTATACCAAGTGGGAAAATCAAATTTAGCTTATGATGAATACTCGCGGATTAAATCTGTATTAGAAGAGATGAAAGAAAAAGGAACCATCCGTGAACCATTGGATGAAAATTCATCTTACCGCAATGTCATAAAAAACTTAAACCAATTGGGGGCCCAAAACAAATCAAACTGACCTCTTAAATTGTGGTTGTTTCGATTTTAGGCCATCCT
Protein-coding regions in this window:
- a CDS encoding DUF445 family protein; its protein translation is MDVAKLDSWYRRLLVIFSIIGGGFQLYYEGNVWVNAVFVILMAGMVGYFTNFLAIKMLFQPKHGKVLGWSGLVPKNKSKIAKSLGESIQSNLLHPDIILTYIYERNLVETGIQKIVKEIDEAIHNVEIRTMLVTKIISMLKERGPEILEVIFDFSEETMKKMAERPEEVQKLWDYTKERLTYYLTEETNREELGKQLRVVLLEEMPKLANLLNEGLEEYLKTRSTLGKIGIGVKKIFSFNEEAIRELLERFVKDPETSDQFMNMMDEMMGGLQERLNSKETQEFITGKISNWLEASGDYARQNLLPSGIERLQSYLDDPNNWEEIEKNFFRAVDWVKKRLLEFMYSEEGKVYLKTNIEKFVHNINVTALVEERVMALDTDDLEKMILDNTGGNLVVIQFLGGILGMIAGLIQVHIYFAVPVGTLVLVTYIAHYRNQKRILANSEQLI
- a CDS encoding GNAT family N-acetyltransferase, translating into MSHSFRRLGESDISPLLQWESLCFPGEEWTEKMIQTHLEFHVAFGLGDQETKSYALVCETPWEIEIFRIATLPNYRKLGLAKELLFALFLEFPKKEFFLEVKESNAAAITLYESVGFIELERRKKYYPDGSTAVLMKRNPTE
- a CDS encoding SDR family NAD(P)-dependent oxidoreductase — encoded protein: MKNAYVTGASQGIGKEFVRALAKDYNVFLISRTESDLKKVILELEPKSRGILKYFALDLTKKKDVEELADIISKDKDAELVVNNAGFGTVGEFAALPLDKELDEVNLNVKTLVHLSHVALNRFKKNKKGYLINVASIAGYLPAPGSAIYAATKAFVKSFTESIHEEAKLHGIYVQALCPGLTHSDFHQRAGISKSKYPSFMWQNADVVVEESLNALRYNQAVCITGSFNQGAITVSELIPRGFLRRLSGKYLKLEEE
- a CDS encoding tetratricopeptide repeat protein is translated as MGTKNSRFSLVSLPLAILFLLLGFSLSGCDYLKSLTESKYRKRIGGELPSEKDIVNWKEKLALEEAEIEEMDKRIRKMVQKSNQSAALSWKIARAYMRAGSADLGARYYEEAIGETLPNSKQGGFEIHSYESALPFFEKAIQSGKLDKQLLYETAVAYANASKDMGWEPVRRNRAIGLFKQLSKLDKEDSRFPFQLALIYFDSSLKDEAWNGNLSNGYDEVESAFSLLDQILRKEPYNVPTRFAKANFLYQVGKSNLAYDEYSRIKSVLEEMKEKGTIREPLDENSSYRNVIKNLNQLGAQNKSN
- a CDS encoding alpha/beta hydrolase, with product MKKHLFHIIICFSFFLVNCSSLYYHPTKETYFTPKQMGFSYTPTFLTTKDGVKLNVWRIYSKQQETPKAVILQFHGNGQNMSAHFLSLVWLVNHGYELIVFDYRGYGESEGDPDPEDIIEDSKLVLDYALKETRERGSKLIVYGQSLGGAIAMRSVADWKDKNEIVLLCVDGSFPSYREVAKQTMNHVVFPPMGNLFSWVFHDHTSPRDVIANLSPIPLLIIHGTEDTVVFFENGKQIFCLAKEPKVFWEIRGGGHVDWMNLGRSKFAKDFLVLLNRHLY